A stretch of Natronobacterium texcoconense DNA encodes these proteins:
- a CDS encoding Lrp/AsnC family transcriptional regulator: MDSLTLDDVDRGILHMLQQDARNHSPAAIAEEVDVAPNTVRNRIERLEEHGVIEGYNPHINYERAGFQLHVLFVCTVPVSDRHALAEQALEIEGVVRVIEALSGSENLILEAVGEDSDDITGIATQLEDVGCTIRDEQFLKEMHVQPFDHFGEEVV; this comes from the coding sequence ATGGATTCGTTGACTCTCGACGACGTCGATCGTGGGATTCTCCACATGCTACAACAGGATGCACGAAATCACTCTCCGGCAGCGATTGCCGAGGAAGTAGACGTCGCACCGAACACGGTCCGAAACCGGATCGAGCGTCTCGAGGAACACGGCGTTATTGAGGGATACAATCCTCACATCAACTACGAACGAGCGGGATTCCAGTTGCACGTGCTTTTTGTCTGTACAGTACCCGTTTCCGATCGGCACGCGTTGGCGGAGCAAGCCCTCGAGATCGAAGGGGTCGTGCGAGTTATCGAAGCGTTATCCGGGAGTGAGAACTTGATTCTCGAGGCAGTCGGTGAAGATAGCGACGACATTACGGGTATTGCGACCCAGCTCGAAGACGTCGGCTGTACTATTCGTGACGAGCAGTTCCTCAAGGAGATGCACGTGCAGCCGTTCGATCACTTTGGAGAGGAAGTCGTTTAA
- a CDS encoding response regulator, producing MASGSRSRSGEPREVLLVEDNPGDVRLIEDAFEMVSEDTELRTATDSYEALHLLHRGVTDDSTSLPDLALVDLNLPGKDGCELLESIRDDPHIECLPVIILTSSESRTDITRCYEAGANAYITKPSDPDEYVRLAEMIEQFWYQNVQLPPIPS from the coding sequence ATGGCTAGCGGTTCCCGTTCACGTTCTGGGGAGCCAAGAGAGGTACTGCTCGTCGAAGACAATCCGGGTGACGTTCGGCTCATCGAGGACGCCTTCGAGATGGTGTCCGAAGACACGGAGTTACGGACGGCCACTGATAGCTACGAGGCGCTTCACCTGCTACACCGGGGCGTTACCGATGATTCGACGTCACTTCCCGACCTTGCACTCGTCGATCTGAATCTCCCTGGGAAGGACGGATGCGAACTGCTCGAGTCGATCAGAGACGATCCTCATATCGAATGCCTGCCGGTGATAATACTGACGAGTTCCGAATCGCGTACCGATATCACCCGCTGCTACGAAGCCGGTGCTAACGCGTATATCACGAAGCCGTCGGATCCCGACGAATACGTGCGGCTCGCGGAGATGATCGAGCAGTTCTGGTATCAAAACGTACAGTTACCACCGATCCCGTCGTAG